The proteins below are encoded in one region of Microbacterium pygmaeum:
- a CDS encoding D-alanyl-D-alanine carboxypeptidase family protein: protein MTSEDPPAQTRRRLRETQRSPESGGDASSTATLTDADATAVYSAAATLTAAPAATTSTVIAAAAARPAALSWVDERAVASAPSAAPTLEAAGSPYLPAQADLLAVPPRRSLLRAGVVVPTLIIAALAGAYAATTLLWPLHAIPPAIEAVEVQAAVAPPAVLNWPASGSAAVAVDGIGGPIASAVDPSQMASITKVITALLVLEEMPLALGETGPEFRFTQGDSDEYWDYLSNNESALDVPVGGTLSEYQLLQGMLIGSAGNYADRLAYNIWPSQSVYAAAASTWLTAHGVNGITVVEPTGLDPRNTATPESMMSLAKLAMANPVIAEIVGTQSVDLPGAGLVTNTNGLLADPGVVGIKTGSLDAYTLLSGKNVQVGETTVRVYAVVLGQPDDDTRLAASRQLYADVELGLQPAPSVPQGTVTGHVTTAWGEEVDVITAADASVILFNGGSGAVSTTFSLGDALSAGETVGSLAVQGPLNSTTVELELADDVEPPSAWWRLTHPLELLGIS, encoded by the coding sequence ATGACCTCGGAGGACCCGCCCGCGCAGACGCGTCGCCGGCTCCGCGAGACGCAGCGCTCGCCCGAGTCCGGCGGGGATGCGAGCAGCACGGCGACCCTGACCGATGCGGATGCCACCGCGGTGTACTCCGCCGCGGCGACACTCACCGCTGCCCCGGCAGCGACGACCTCGACCGTGATCGCGGCAGCAGCCGCGCGACCAGCGGCGCTGTCGTGGGTCGACGAGCGTGCGGTCGCTTCGGCGCCCAGCGCCGCCCCCACCCTCGAGGCGGCGGGGTCGCCCTACCTGCCCGCGCAGGCCGACCTGCTCGCCGTGCCCCCGCGCCGGTCGCTGCTGCGCGCCGGCGTGGTCGTGCCGACCCTGATCATCGCCGCCCTGGCGGGCGCCTACGCTGCCACGACGCTGCTCTGGCCGCTGCACGCGATCCCCCCGGCCATCGAGGCGGTCGAGGTGCAGGCGGCGGTCGCGCCGCCCGCCGTGCTGAACTGGCCCGCGTCGGGCAGCGCCGCCGTTGCGGTCGACGGGATCGGCGGTCCCATCGCATCAGCGGTCGACCCGTCCCAGATGGCGAGCATCACGAAGGTCATCACCGCGCTGCTCGTCCTGGAGGAGATGCCCCTCGCACTGGGAGAGACTGGCCCGGAGTTCCGCTTCACCCAGGGCGACAGCGACGAGTACTGGGACTACCTCTCGAACAACGAATCGGCCCTCGACGTCCCGGTCGGCGGCACCCTCAGCGAGTACCAGCTGCTGCAGGGCATGCTGATCGGCTCGGCCGGCAACTACGCGGACCGGCTCGCCTACAACATCTGGCCGTCGCAGTCGGTGTACGCGGCCGCGGCATCGACCTGGCTCACCGCGCACGGCGTCAACGGCATCACGGTCGTCGAGCCCACCGGTCTCGACCCGCGCAACACCGCGACGCCCGAATCGATGATGTCGCTGGCCAAGCTCGCGATGGCCAACCCGGTGATCGCGGAGATCGTCGGGACGCAATCGGTCGACCTGCCGGGGGCGGGGCTGGTGACCAACACGAACGGCCTGCTCGCGGATCCGGGCGTCGTCGGCATCAAGACCGGCTCACTCGACGCCTACACGCTGCTGTCCGGAAAGAACGTGCAGGTCGGCGAGACGACGGTGCGCGTGTACGCGGTCGTGCTCGGACAGCCCGACGACGACACCCGCCTCGCCGCATCGCGTCAGCTGTACGCCGATGTCGAACTCGGACTCCAGCCTGCGCCGTCGGTGCCTCAGGGGACGGTGACCGGGCACGTCACCACGGCCTGGGGCGAGGAGGTCGACGTGATCACTGCGGCGGACGCGAGCGTGATCCTCTTCAACGGCGGCTCAGGGGCGGTCTCCACCACCTTCTCGCTGGGCGATGCGTTGTCCGC
- a CDS encoding ECF transporter S component: MHVSTSAPARTGASARVLRWRVVDIVVASVIGVASGLIFLLWNIGYLGPKTLLEPLLPGLQGLLDGPWLFAGVLGALIIRKPGAAIYTELLAAVVSALVGNAWGGFLTIEAGIVQGLGAELIFLIFFYRRFSLPVAILAGAGAALAGGINNLILWYPGSDAAFTTIYLVSTVLSGAVIAGALSWVLARGLAATGALDRFASGREARARV; the protein is encoded by the coding sequence ATGCACGTCTCCACGTCCGCACCCGCACGAACCGGTGCCTCCGCACGCGTTCTCCGCTGGAGAGTCGTCGACATCGTCGTCGCCAGCGTGATCGGTGTCGCATCCGGCCTGATCTTCCTCCTCTGGAACATCGGCTACCTCGGCCCGAAAACGCTGCTGGAGCCGCTCCTGCCCGGACTCCAGGGGCTCCTGGACGGACCCTGGCTGTTCGCCGGCGTGCTCGGAGCCCTGATCATCCGCAAGCCGGGCGCCGCGATCTACACCGAGCTGCTGGCCGCGGTCGTCTCGGCCCTGGTGGGCAACGCGTGGGGCGGGTTCCTCACGATCGAGGCCGGCATCGTCCAGGGGCTGGGCGCCGAACTGATCTTCCTGATCTTCTTCTACCGCCGCTTCAGCCTGCCGGTCGCCATCCTCGCCGGCGCCGGCGCGGCCCTGGCCGGCGGCATCAACAACCTGATCCTCTGGTACCCGGGATCGGATGCCGCGTTCACGACGATCTACCTGGTCAGCACCGTGCTCTCGGGCGCCGTGATCGCCGGCGCGCTGTCGTGGGTGCTGGCGCGCGGACTCGCGGCGACCGGGGCGCTGGATCGCTTCGCTTCGGGCCGCGAGGCCCGCGCCCGCGTCTGA
- a CDS encoding ABC transporter ATP-binding protein yields the protein MTPAASSSARAVRPASVEARGWGWRHASRHAWAVTNASFRIEPGERVLLLGASGSGKSTLLHGLAGVLGGGEEGEQVGELLVDGEPAAAGRGRSGLVLQDPDSQVILARVGDDVAFGCENIGVPRDEIWHRVDAALDAVGLDVPLDRATKALSGGQKQRLALAGAIAMRPGLLLLDEPTANLDPDGVAGVRAAVRRTLDEHPATLVVIEHRVEVWLPIVTRVIVLGDGVVIADGRPDDVLGREGAALAQRGVWVPGIPPALPPPPAHEPGEALLAARELSVARIARHPVAGGLALEVRAGSALAITGPNGAGKSTLGLTIAGLLPPESGTLAATDALADGIGDAPIRWPSRALLTRIGTVFQDPEHQLLTTTVRDELEVGPRALGLDPDETARRVEDLLVRLRLEPLARANPYTLSGGEKRRLTVAAALATRPRVLVLDEPTFGQDARTWAELIALLAGLRDAGSSIVTITHDAEVVCALGAEEFRMPRAEASA from the coding sequence ATGACGCCTGCCGCGTCCTCGTCAGCGCGTGCGGTCCGTCCGGCGAGCGTCGAGGCACGCGGGTGGGGCTGGCGGCACGCGAGCCGGCACGCATGGGCGGTGACGAATGCCTCGTTCCGCATCGAACCGGGGGAGCGCGTGCTGCTGCTGGGCGCATCGGGGTCCGGCAAGTCCACGCTGTTGCACGGCCTGGCGGGCGTGCTCGGCGGGGGCGAGGAGGGCGAGCAGGTCGGCGAGCTGCTCGTCGACGGCGAACCCGCCGCCGCCGGCCGCGGTCGCTCGGGTCTGGTGCTGCAGGATCCCGACTCCCAGGTGATCCTCGCCCGCGTCGGCGACGATGTGGCCTTCGGCTGCGAGAACATCGGCGTCCCCCGCGACGAGATCTGGCATCGCGTCGACGCCGCGCTGGACGCGGTCGGCCTCGATGTCCCCCTCGACCGGGCGACCAAGGCGCTGTCCGGCGGGCAGAAGCAGCGGCTCGCGCTGGCCGGAGCGATCGCGATGCGTCCGGGGCTTCTGCTGCTGGACGAGCCCACCGCCAACCTCGACCCCGACGGTGTCGCGGGTGTGCGTGCAGCCGTGCGGCGCACGCTGGACGAGCACCCTGCGACGCTGGTGGTGATCGAACACCGGGTGGAGGTGTGGCTTCCGATCGTGACGCGCGTGATCGTGCTGGGTGACGGCGTCGTCATCGCCGACGGGAGGCCCGACGACGTGCTCGGTCGTGAAGGGGCGGCGCTGGCTCAGCGAGGGGTCTGGGTGCCCGGCATCCCTCCCGCCCTGCCGCCACCGCCGGCACACGAACCGGGGGAAGCGCTGCTCGCCGCTCGCGAACTCAGCGTGGCCCGGATCGCGAGACACCCCGTGGCGGGCGGACTCGCGCTCGAGGTCCGCGCAGGTTCGGCGCTGGCGATCACCGGTCCGAACGGAGCCGGGAAGTCCACGCTGGGGCTCACGATCGCGGGGCTCCTGCCACCCGAGTCCGGCACGCTCGCGGCGACGGACGCGCTCGCGGACGGCATCGGCGATGCGCCCATCCGCTGGCCGTCGCGCGCGCTGCTCACCCGCATCGGCACGGTGTTCCAGGATCCCGAGCATCAGCTGCTGACCACCACGGTCCGCGACGAACTCGAGGTGGGCCCCCGCGCCCTGGGGCTGGATCCCGACGAGACCGCCCGACGAGTGGAGGACCTGCTCGTGCGACTGCGGCTCGAGCCGCTCGCGCGCGCCAACCCGTACACGCTGTCCGGCGGCGAGAAGCGCAGGCTCACGGTGGCGGCGGCGCTCGCGACGCGACCCCGCGTCCTGGTCCTGGATGAGCCGACGTTCGGTCAGGACGCCCGCACCTGGGCCGAGCTCATCGCGCTGCTGGCCGGCCTCCGCGACGCGGGCTCGTCGATCGTCACGATCACGCACGACGCCGAGGTCGTGTGCGCGCTGGGCGCTGAGGAGTTCCGGATGCCGCGGGCCGAGGCATCCGCATGA
- a CDS encoding energy-coupling factor transporter transmembrane component T family protein — MTLLDSRARTGVIARINPVAKLGASALIALPLIFTLDVVSAAVALVLELLLLPFAGLGWREFWLRTWPVWLAAPLTALTIALYGEASGTVYVDWFLVRISEGSLELALATLLRVLAIALPSVVLFVTVDPTDLADGLAQVLHLPARFVLGALAGLRMVGLFLDDWRALELARRARGVADRGRIRRFLGMAFALLVLSIRRGSKLATAMEARGFGAPVRRTWARVSRFGWREWTLMAIGAAISAAAVCAAVVVGTWNFILGPG; from the coding sequence ATGACCCTGCTGGATTCCCGGGCGCGCACCGGAGTCATCGCGCGGATCAACCCCGTCGCCAAGCTCGGTGCGAGCGCGCTGATCGCCCTGCCGCTCATCTTCACGCTCGATGTCGTCTCGGCCGCCGTCGCACTCGTCCTCGAGCTCCTGCTGCTGCCGTTCGCGGGCCTCGGCTGGCGGGAGTTCTGGCTGCGCACCTGGCCGGTGTGGCTCGCCGCGCCGCTGACCGCGCTCACGATCGCCCTCTACGGCGAGGCCTCCGGCACGGTGTACGTCGACTGGTTCCTGGTGCGCATCAGCGAGGGTTCGCTCGAGCTGGCGCTTGCGACCCTGCTGCGGGTGCTGGCGATCGCGCTGCCGTCGGTGGTGCTGTTCGTGACGGTGGATCCGACCGACCTCGCCGATGGGCTGGCCCAGGTGCTGCACCTGCCCGCGCGGTTCGTGCTGGGCGCGCTCGCCGGGTTGCGGATGGTGGGGCTGTTCCTGGACGACTGGCGGGCACTCGAGCTCGCGCGCCGCGCGCGAGGAGTCGCCGACCGTGGTCGCATCCGCCGCTTCCTGGGGATGGCCTTCGCGCTGCTTGTGCTCTCCATCCGGCGCGGATCGAAGCTGGCGACGGCGATGGAGGCGCGCGGGTTCGGCGCGCCCGTACGCCGAACCTGGGCTCGGGTGTCGCGGTTCGGATGGCGCGAATGGACGCTGATGGCGATCGGCGCGGCGATCTCGGCCGCCGCGGTCTGCGCGGCCGTGGTCGTCGGCACCTGGAACTTCATCCTGGGGCCGGGATGA
- a CDS encoding aminoglycoside 3'-phosphotransferase, giving the protein MSIPLEPIAVPARVQVLAAGAALTPVWRNNLGGLTFRACGAGGDRYIKWAPRGDESSLADEVTRLRWAGPFLRVPEVIEYGGDDTHEWLVTAALPGQSAVAPHWVADAATAVRAVGEGLRAMHDRLPVLDCPFEWSVASRIENAADRGIRVPDTLREPPPIDRLVVCHGDACCPNTLIGDDGRWLAHVDLGQLGTGDRWADIAVASMSTEWNYGPGWEDALIEAYGVEPDRPRLAYYRELWNAT; this is encoded by the coding sequence ATGTCGATCCCGCTCGAGCCCATCGCCGTGCCGGCGCGCGTCCAGGTGCTGGCCGCGGGCGCCGCGCTCACGCCGGTGTGGCGCAACAACCTCGGCGGCCTCACGTTCCGGGCTTGCGGCGCGGGCGGCGACCGGTACATCAAGTGGGCGCCGCGTGGCGACGAGAGCTCGCTGGCCGATGAGGTCACCCGGCTGCGCTGGGCAGGCCCCTTCCTGCGCGTCCCCGAGGTGATCGAGTACGGCGGCGACGACACCCATGAATGGCTGGTGACGGCGGCGCTGCCCGGCCAGAGTGCGGTGGCGCCGCACTGGGTCGCCGATGCTGCGACCGCCGTCCGCGCGGTCGGCGAGGGTCTGCGTGCGATGCACGACCGCCTGCCGGTTCTGGACTGTCCGTTCGAGTGGAGCGTGGCCTCGCGCATCGAGAATGCGGCGGACCGCGGCATCCGAGTCCCCGACACACTTCGCGAGCCGCCGCCGATCGATCGCCTCGTCGTCTGTCATGGCGATGCCTGCTGCCCCAACACGCTGATCGGCGACGACGGACGCTGGCTCGCGCACGTCGACCTGGGGCAGCTGGGAACGGGCGATCGCTGGGCCGATATCGCCGTGGCGTCGATGTCGACGGAGTGGAACTACGGACCCGGCTGGGAAGACGCGCTCATCGAGGCGTACGGAGTGGAGCCCGATCGCCCGCGCCTGGCCTACTACCGCGAACTGTGGAACGCGACCTGA
- a CDS encoding SDR family NAD(P)-dependent oxidoreductase, with amino-acid sequence MDITGASALVTGGASGLGLATARRLAAAGARVTIVDLASSVGAELAAELGGSFAAADVTSVEQVAAAVEIAAAAGPLRVVVNCAGIAPPAKVLDRDGSPSSLADFERVISINLVGTYNVIGQASAVMARTEPGDDADRGVIVNTASVAAFDGQIGQPAYSASKGGVHAMTLPIARELARYGIRVLTIAPGIMETPMLMGLPQAAQDSLGQQVPFPARLGRPDEYARLVMAIIDNGYLNGETIRLDGSIRMAPR; translated from the coding sequence ATGGACATCACGGGTGCATCAGCCCTCGTCACCGGCGGTGCGAGCGGACTGGGACTCGCCACCGCGCGCCGCCTCGCTGCGGCCGGGGCTCGAGTCACGATCGTGGACCTGGCCTCCTCCGTCGGAGCCGAGCTCGCCGCGGAACTCGGCGGATCGTTCGCCGCCGCCGATGTGACCAGCGTGGAGCAGGTCGCCGCAGCGGTCGAGATCGCGGCCGCCGCCGGTCCGCTGCGGGTCGTCGTGAACTGCGCCGGGATCGCCCCGCCCGCCAAAGTGCTCGATCGCGACGGCAGCCCATCGTCGCTCGCCGATTTCGAGCGGGTCATCAGCATCAACCTCGTGGGCACGTACAACGTCATCGGTCAGGCATCCGCCGTCATGGCACGCACCGAACCGGGCGACGATGCGGATCGCGGCGTCATCGTCAATACGGCCAGCGTGGCCGCGTTCGACGGGCAGATCGGCCAGCCGGCATACTCGGCGAGCAAGGGCGGCGTGCACGCGATGACGCTGCCGATCGCGCGCGAGTTGGCCCGTTACGGCATCCGGGTGCTCACGATCGCCCCCGGGATCATGGAGACGCCGATGCTCATGGGTCTGCCGCAGGCGGCGCAGGACTCACTCGGCCAGCAGGTGCCCTTCCCCGCGCGGCTCGGCCGGCCGGACGAGTACGCGCGCCTCGTGATGGCGATCATCGACAACGGATACCTGAACGGCGAGACGATCCGTCTGGACGGCAGCATCCGCATGGCGCCGAGATGA
- a CDS encoding enoyl-CoA hydratase/isomerase family protein, protein MTEPILFSVDDGLARITLNRPTRLNAFDEATSRAWERITAEAVSRDDVGAILIDAEGPSFCAGGDVLSMAAGGFSADSIAELAGVINRGILSLVESSTPVVAAAQGTTAGGGLGILLASDYAVVGEDSRIGSLYANMGLTPDLSVTAHLGRAIGQRRALQLVLQDRLLSAAEAVEWGLVAEAVAPDQVRARAEAVARFWLSGAAAAYGQAKRLVRAAPEVSVVDQLGDEARTIGAALATPEAQTRVAAFAAASARKAAK, encoded by the coding sequence ATGACCGAACCCATCCTGTTCTCCGTCGATGACGGGCTCGCCCGCATCACGCTGAACCGTCCGACCCGGCTCAATGCGTTCGACGAGGCGACCTCGCGGGCGTGGGAGCGCATCACGGCCGAAGCTGTCTCGCGGGACGACGTCGGCGCGATCCTGATCGATGCGGAGGGCCCGTCCTTCTGCGCCGGTGGCGACGTGCTCTCGATGGCGGCCGGCGGCTTCTCGGCAGACAGCATCGCCGAGCTGGCCGGTGTGATCAACCGCGGCATCCTGTCGCTCGTCGAATCCTCCACACCGGTCGTGGCCGCCGCACAGGGCACGACCGCCGGCGGAGGCCTGGGGATCCTCCTCGCGTCCGACTACGCGGTGGTCGGCGAGGACTCCCGCATCGGCAGCCTCTACGCGAACATGGGCCTGACCCCCGACCTGTCGGTGACGGCCCACCTCGGCCGCGCGATCGGCCAGCGCCGCGCGCTGCAGCTTGTGCTGCAGGACCGGCTCCTGAGCGCCGCCGAGGCGGTCGAGTGGGGACTTGTGGCAGAGGCAGTCGCACCGGACCAGGTCCGCGCGCGCGCCGAGGCGGTGGCACGCTTCTGGCTCTCCGGGGCGGCTGCCGCCTACGGGCAGGCCAAGCGGCTCGTCCGCGCGGCGCCCGAGGTGAGCGTCGTGGACCAGCTCGGCGACGAGGCCCGCACGATCGGCGCCGCGTTGGCCACTCCCGAGGCCCAGACCCGCGTCGCGGCGTTCGCCGCGGCATCCGCTCGAAAGGCAGCCAAGTGA
- a CDS encoding SDR family oxidoreductase: MSLAGKTILMSGGSRGIGLAIALRAAADGANIALLAKTDTPHPKLEGTVHSAAEQIRAAGGNALPIVGDVRNDDDITEAVLKTQGEFGGIDIVINNASVIDLSRSLDLAAKKYDLMQDVNVRGTFLLSRAAVPILRDAANPHILSLSPPLNIDPKWLGAHTGYTLAKYGMTMVTLGLAAEFAADGIAANTLWPRTTIATAAVQNLLGGDLVMAASRTPDIYADAAYEVLIRPAKELTGQTLIVEDVLTDAGVTDFARYAAVPGTPDSRLFPDIFL; the protein is encoded by the coding sequence GTGAGCCTCGCCGGCAAGACCATCCTGATGTCCGGCGGCAGCCGTGGCATCGGCCTCGCGATCGCGCTGCGCGCGGCGGCCGACGGAGCGAACATCGCGCTGCTGGCCAAGACCGACACCCCGCACCCGAAGCTCGAGGGCACCGTGCACTCCGCCGCCGAGCAGATCCGCGCGGCCGGTGGCAACGCGCTGCCGATCGTCGGCGACGTGCGCAACGACGACGACATCACCGAGGCGGTGCTGAAGACCCAGGGCGAGTTCGGCGGCATCGACATCGTGATCAACAACGCCAGCGTGATCGACCTGTCGCGCTCGCTGGACCTCGCCGCGAAGAAGTACGACCTGATGCAGGACGTCAACGTGCGCGGCACGTTTCTGCTGTCGCGCGCCGCGGTGCCGATTCTGCGGGATGCCGCCAACCCGCACATCCTCTCGCTGTCGCCGCCCCTGAACATCGATCCGAAGTGGCTCGGCGCGCACACCGGGTACACGCTCGCCAAGTACGGCATGACGATGGTGACCCTCGGCCTCGCCGCCGAGTTCGCCGCCGACGGGATCGCCGCGAACACGCTGTGGCCGCGGACGACGATCGCGACCGCGGCGGTGCAGAACCTGCTCGGCGGCGATCTGGTGATGGCCGCCAGCCGGACGCCGGACATCTACGCCGATGCCGCGTACGAGGTGCTGATCCGGCCCGCGAAGGAGCTGACGGGGCAGACGCTGATCGTCGAGGACGTGCTGACGGATGCCGGAGTGACAGACTTCGCCCGCTACGCGGCGGTCCCCGGCACGCCGGACAGCCGGCTCTTCCCGGACATCTTCCTGTAG
- a CDS encoding DUF4407 domain-containing protein: MSFSAHRPGRMGSNGRIEFEVADQDEPQYLSDVVAARAADPAPASPEPDRATVAAPLRAAETLAEPDPEADEAPALQPEPEPSPELEPSTPVTPAEPEPVTPAEPEPAASAEPEPAASVPAPPSRSKRGTGRSRRRLPIATRLAVHGGADAEVLEEVPEETSRFVQMFFVLAGTALVSALSMLFALITGVRISIWLAVPLALVWALIIFNLDRFLTSTMRSTRNVWRLIGLAIPRVIMAALIGIVVAEPLVLQAFQNDIAREVNSTNVVQAQADQDAVTTGPEKQALDAASARVATLENQAATGIVEGTSSTSAETLAAQQTVDQLTAQLAAQQSVIDSARALYQCELTGEGAGTVPGCTGVQGDGTSSSAAEAQLTQAQSSYDALATQLQQATATLTAANEAGTDAAAVSAEQNKQLAADQLPAARAQYDAALAAYDSRAATVAGGNAEAMGLLSQMSAMERLAQREPALAWAHWLIALLFFMIELLPVLVKVLTSYGDPSLYEKADAMKRQVALDRVTASTWRERAAIVRG, from the coding sequence ATGTCTTTCTCCGCTCACCGACCCGGCCGCATGGGCTCGAACGGCCGTATCGAGTTCGAAGTCGCGGACCAGGACGAGCCCCAGTACCTCAGTGATGTCGTGGCCGCACGCGCCGCTGATCCCGCTCCCGCATCACCGGAGCCAGACCGTGCGACCGTCGCTGCGCCTCTCCGCGCGGCGGAAACGCTGGCCGAGCCGGATCCTGAAGCGGACGAGGCGCCCGCGCTCCAGCCGGAGCCAGAACCGAGTCCGGAGCTGGAGCCATCGACGCCCGTGACCCCGGCCGAGCCGGAGCCCGTGACCCCGGCCGAGCCGGAGCCTGCAGCATCCGCCGAACCGGAGCCCGCAGCATCCGTGCCCGCCCCGCCGTCCCGATCGAAGCGCGGCACCGGGCGCTCGCGCCGGAGACTCCCGATCGCGACCCGCCTCGCCGTCCACGGTGGCGCCGACGCCGAGGTCCTCGAGGAGGTGCCAGAGGAGACCTCCCGCTTCGTGCAGATGTTCTTCGTGCTGGCCGGCACCGCCCTGGTCTCGGCGCTGTCGATGCTCTTCGCCCTGATCACCGGCGTGCGGATCTCCATCTGGCTCGCAGTGCCCCTCGCGCTCGTCTGGGCGCTGATCATCTTCAACCTCGACCGGTTCCTGACCTCGACGATGCGCTCGACGCGCAACGTGTGGAGGCTGATCGGCCTCGCGATCCCGCGTGTGATCATGGCCGCCCTGATCGGCATCGTGGTCGCCGAGCCGCTCGTGCTGCAGGCCTTCCAGAACGACATCGCGCGCGAGGTCAACTCCACGAACGTGGTGCAGGCGCAGGCGGATCAGGATGCCGTGACCACCGGTCCCGAGAAGCAGGCCCTCGACGCCGCGAGCGCACGCGTCGCGACCCTCGAGAACCAGGCGGCGACGGGAATCGTGGAGGGGACGTCGTCGACGTCCGCCGAGACGCTCGCCGCCCAGCAGACCGTCGATCAGCTCACCGCGCAGCTGGCCGCGCAGCAGTCCGTGATCGATTCCGCCCGCGCGCTGTACCAGTGCGAGCTCACCGGCGAAGGGGCGGGAACCGTGCCCGGCTGCACCGGCGTGCAGGGCGACGGCACCAGCTCGAGTGCCGCAGAGGCTCAGCTGACGCAGGCGCAGAGCTCCTACGACGCGCTGGCGACCCAGCTGCAGCAGGCGACGGCGACCCTCACCGCCGCCAACGAGGCGGGGACGGATGCCGCGGCCGTGTCGGCTGAGCAGAACAAGCAGCTCGCTGCCGACCAGCTGCCTGCCGCCCGCGCCCAGTACGACGCCGCGCTGGCCGCATACGATTCGCGCGCCGCGACCGTGGCAGGCGGGAACGCCGAGGCGATGGGGCTCCTGTCGCAGATGAGCGCCATGGAGCGGCTTGCCCAGCGCGAGCCCGCTCTCGCGTGGGCGCACTGGCTCATCGCGCTGCTGTTCTTCATGATCGAGCTCCTGCCGGTGCTCGTGAAGGTGCTGACCAGCTACGGGGACCCGTCACTGTACGAGAAGGCGGACGCGATGAAACGTCAGGTGGCCCTGGACCGGGTCACCGCCAGCACCTGGCGAGAACGCGCGGCGATCGTTCGCGGCTGA
- a CDS encoding VOC family protein, giving the protein MGVRTLFPILNSRDLPRLVRFYEDALGATVQYRFASGEVDDYVSLAFGGESLGIGRVPDAPSTGDRIALWFYVDDVDAAYAAFTAAGGRGIQSPADMPWGERVAQARDADGNLVNLAAQPPEASSG; this is encoded by the coding sequence ATGGGCGTTCGGACGCTGTTCCCCATCCTCAACTCGCGCGACCTGCCACGACTGGTGCGCTTCTACGAGGACGCGCTCGGCGCGACCGTGCAGTACCGGTTCGCTAGCGGCGAGGTCGACGACTACGTGTCGCTCGCCTTCGGCGGCGAGTCGCTGGGCATCGGACGGGTGCCGGATGCCCCGTCGACCGGTGACCGCATCGCGCTCTGGTTCTACGTGGACGACGTCGATGCGGCGTACGCCGCGTTCACGGCCGCGGGTGGCAGAGGCATTCAGTCGCCCGCCGACATGCCGTGGGGCGAGCGGGTGGCGCAGGCGCGCGATGCCGACGGCAACCTCGTGAACCTCGCCGCCCAGCCGCCGGAGGCCTCTAGCGGCTGA
- a CDS encoding LysE family translocator, which translates to MVPTQNALAFTLAAFVLIVIPGPSVLFTIGRALALGRTGGLLSVLGNALGQLPLIAAVAFGVGAIVTESAVLFTIVKVAGSLYLVYLGVQAIRHRTESARVATAGAPRSVWRQLREGFLVGVTNPKSIAFFVAVLPQFVDVGAGAVPLQMMELGLIFFVLALVSDGVWALAAAGARTWFGRSPKRIETLTATGGGLMIGLGGILLFTGSKH; encoded by the coding sequence ATGGTTCCGACGCAGAACGCACTCGCCTTCACCCTGGCGGCGTTCGTGCTCATCGTGATCCCCGGTCCGAGTGTGCTCTTCACGATCGGACGAGCGTTGGCGCTCGGCCGCACCGGAGGCCTCCTCAGCGTGCTCGGCAACGCGCTCGGGCAGCTGCCGCTGATCGCGGCCGTCGCGTTCGGCGTCGGAGCGATCGTCACCGAATCGGCCGTGCTCTTCACGATCGTGAAGGTCGCCGGATCGCTCTACCTCGTCTACCTCGGCGTGCAGGCGATCCGCCACCGCACGGAGTCGGCCCGCGTCGCCACCGCGGGGGCCCCGCGCTCGGTGTGGCGTCAGCTTCGAGAGGGCTTCCTCGTCGGCGTCACGAATCCGAAGTCGATCGCGTTCTTCGTGGCCGTGCTCCCCCAGTTCGTCGATGTGGGCGCGGGCGCGGTGCCGCTGCAGATGATGGAACTCGGGCTCATCTTCTTCGTGCTCGCGCTGGTCTCCGACGGCGTCTGGGCGCTCGCGGCCGCCGGTGCGCGCACCTGGTTCGGCCGCTCGCCGAAGCGCATCGAGACGCTCACCGCGACCGGCGGCGGACTCATGATCGGTCTGGGCGGCATCCTGCTGTTCACCGGCAGCAAGCACTGA